In Exiguobacterium acetylicum, the genomic stretch AACGACGCAATCAGCCGGTATACGAAAGCAATCGATACAATCTCCCAGCAACGGGCACAGCTCGGCGCGATCCAGAACCGGTTCGAAGCAACGTCGTCCGTCCTCAGCGTCAGCGTCGAGAACTTGACGGCATCGGAATCACGGATTCGCGATACCGATATGGCGCGTGAGATGATGGAATATGCGAAATACAACATCCTTAACCAATCGGGGATGGCAATGATCGCTCAAGCGAACGCCCTACCGCAAGGCGTCTTACAATTACTCAACTAAGGAGGCAGACCCGATGGATATCCGCCGCATCCAAGAAACGCAACGACTCCAGTCCTTAAAAGGTGGTCCCCGTGAAGTCGAAGCGTCGACGACGTTCTCTGCCTTGATGCAAGAGAAGCGCGACCACAAAGGTTACGAGCGCCTGCAACAAAAGCTCGCGCTCGTCGAAGAACACGGGCAACTGCTCGCTGAAAGTCAGACAATCGAGCACCTTGAAAGCTATAAAGAAAAAATCAAGGACTTCTTAAAAGATGCCCTCGACCAATCGCAACAACTCGAAGAGAAGCGTGGCTTCAACCGCCGCGGTCGGACGAAGATTTATAAGGTCGTCGAGCAAGTCGATGCGAAGCTCCTGCAGTTGACGGATACGGTCATCTCTGGCGAATCGCGACGGCTCGATATCCTCGACCAAGTCGGCGAGATCAAAGGCATGCTCGTCAACGTCTTCGTGTAATCTAGAATTAGAGGAGTCCCCCTACATGCCAGACTTATATCTTAAAAAGTGCATCTGCCCCTACTGCTTGAAAACGACGGAGACGAAACGTGTCCTGTCGCGACATATCCGTGTTGCCTCGACCGACTTTGATGGCTTCATCCGCCATCAAGGCGTCAATGTCTATCTCTATGAACC encodes the following:
- a CDS encoding YaaR family protein, whose product is MDIRRIQETQRLQSLKGGPREVEASTTFSALMQEKRDHKGYERLQQKLALVEEHGQLLAESQTIEHLESYKEKIKDFLKDALDQSQQLEEKRGFNRRGRTKIYKVVEQVDAKLLQLTDTVISGESRRLDILDQVGEIKGMLVNVFV